Genomic DNA from Venenivibrio stagnispumantis:
TATTTTTTGTCCGTGTTGAATTTTTTTTGTATTTACTACAACCGGCTCTGTTGTTAAGAAAAAATAATGAAGTCTTCCGCTCTGAGTTGTTTCTTGTCCGTTTAGAAGTTTTTTTATTTTTATTTCATCTTCGCCTGCGATTTCTTGAAGTGCATTAGCGAGTTTAGATAGTTCTTCTGTATCTTGTTTATCACAATCAAAATCTAAAACATTTACATAGAGATTATTCGGTTGTTTTCCGGCAACGATACCGAAACCAAACTTTTCAAGTTTTTGTGTTGCTTTTAAAAAAGTTTCATAGTTCCAAACTTTTAACTGCTCTTTTACTTTTCCCTGCCAAACAGGGCGTTTGAAGATACCCTTTTCATTACTTTGAGATGGAACTACAATAAAGCCCTTTTCATACGCTTTTTTGACATACTCTAATATTTTTTCTCTGTTGAAACTATTGACTTTTTCAGATAAATTGCTTATAATATTATTGGAATTGCGAAAGGTTGTTGGGGCAACCTTTCCGTTCTCTCTTTTCGCTGTTTTTACTTCCATATTTCGTTCCTCCTTTTTAATTTTTTTTTAAAAGGTTTCAAAAGAAGGCTCTGGGGAAGAGAGCCTTCCGTGCCTCACCGATTTTCATCATATTAAAACAAAAAAAGCGTACTACATCTTCTTAATTATTTTTGAAAAACAGAAAAACTGAACCTCCTTTAAGATTTTATATTTGTTAATTTAAACTGTTTGTTTTTCTTTTCTATATCTTTCCACAAAATCAAGGAGTGCAAGCTCGACAAGTGCATTTCTGGACATTCCTTCTGCTTTTGCAATACTCTCAAGTTCATCAACTAAATGAGCTTGCAATTTATAGCTTGTGTGTCTTTTCTTTCTCGATTGCTTAAATTTTTCTATTTTCTCCATCGCTCACACCCATTTCATTCGTTTGTAAGTACTAACTAATTTAACACCTATTTTTTTATTTGTCAAGTGTTTTTTTCTTAAAGTTTTTCAATAATTTACAAATCGCTATTCTCTTGTTCCGATTTTTTCTTGCTTTTAAACTTTTTATACAAATCAGCAATCGCAACGCTCACAACAGAAGAAGTGCTACCTGAGATAAGAAACAAATTGAAACAAAAAGTTATGTCTGATAAATCGTTGAATTGCAATATTTTGCTGGTTGCGGTGTTTTTAAATTGGCTTGTATCAAGGTTTTACCATAACATCAATAGAAAAAATATAAAAATTTGAGTCTGTCGATGTAGATTTTTTAGGGCTAATTGAGACAAAATCTCATAGGGAAAAATGGCAAAAATTAGGAGTTTAACTTAGAGTATCAATGATTTGTCGATGTCTAAGGTTTTTTGCAAGATTGAAGGTCGACTGAAAATTAATTTAATTTGACAGGAATAAATTTTTGTATTAAAATGTTTTTTGAATAAGTAATTTCAAGTATTACTTGACAACAGAATATGATATAAAATTTCAGGGTTTGTAGCGTGCCTATAAGGAATTGAAACAGGGGAAATGATGAATTAAATGAAAAGCGAAAAATGTTTGTAGCGTGCCTATAAGGAATTGAAACCGAGCAAAAGAGTTTCGCCCGTAAGATTCTGCTTTTGTTTGTAGCGTGCCTATAAGGAATTGAAACATACATTTGCCAATGCTTCCAATTCTGGCTTGTCTTGGTTTGTAGCGTGCCTATAAGGAATTG
This window encodes:
- a CDS encoding ribbon-helix-helix protein, CopG family → MEKIEKFKQSRKKRHTSYKLQAHLVDELESIAKAEGMSRNALVELALLDFVERYRKEKQTV